A genomic segment from Patescibacteria group bacterium encodes:
- a CDS encoding prepilin-type N-terminal cleavage/methylation domain-containing protein, which yields MRASLLKKQGGFTLLELLIVIVIIAILVVLIVPNLVSGPQRARDSQRKSDLRNIKTALETYYNDSNSYPTSGTWKTDLSSGTTPYMKTVPADPKGGADYTYTPSPSGCAAGACTSYTLTTTLENKNDKEAPGGTYTVNSAN from the coding sequence ATGCGAGCATCATTACTTAAAAAACAGGGCGGTTTCACGCTACTCGAGCTTTTGATCGTCATCGTGATTATTGCCATTTTGGTGGTTCTAATCGTACCTAACTTGGTCAGCGGACCACAGCGAGCCCGTGATTCACAGCGTAAGAGTGACTTGCGTAACATTAAGACCGCGCTCGAAACCTACTACAACGACAGCAACAGCTATCCAACTTCTGGCACCTGGAAGACCGATCTGAGCTCGGGGACCACTCCCTACATGAAGACCGTTCCGGCAGATCCAAAGGGTGGAGCTGACTACACCTACACACCAAGCCCAAGTGGCTGTGCAGCCGGTGCTTGTACCTCCTACACCCTGACTACCACTCTCGAGAACAAGAACGACAAAGAAGCTCCCGGCGGCACCTACACCGTCAACTCAGCTAACTAA
- a CDS encoding type II secretion system F family protein, giving the protein MASFTYTAKDKHGTIRKGALIATDRSAAASNLIERGLTPILVREQQAKGGSLKLQLPWSNRVSVKDKVVFSRQFATMINAGIPLTQSLAILQEQSTNKSLKKALADITKQVEGGSSLSQAMSAHPKIFSSIYVNLVKAGEAGGLLDQVLERLAIQQEKDSELISKVRGAMIYPGVISTVTVGVFVFLMVAIVPNLASIFEGLGSQLPWYTQLMLNISSVLTKYGLYILGTLIVVAVFGTRYVRTPHGKRQLDHLLLKTPVFGTIITKMNIARFARTFGSLMSAGISVIEALNITANSLGNTVFQDSLEEVARKVKAGKTVSEPLKSMSVFPPVVSQMMAVGEETGKLDEVLVKLATFYEKEVDTMVSGIASIIEPFLIMALGGMVGFIVISVFGPLSELGNAI; this is encoded by the coding sequence ATGGCCAGCTTTACCTATACCGCCAAAGATAAACACGGCACAATTCGCAAAGGGGCGCTGATAGCCACCGATCGCTCCGCCGCTGCCAGCAACTTAATTGAGCGTGGCCTTACTCCTATTTTGGTTCGGGAACAGCAGGCTAAAGGCGGATCGCTAAAACTTCAGTTGCCTTGGTCAAATCGAGTCAGCGTTAAAGATAAGGTGGTGTTTTCGCGTCAGTTTGCCACCATGATCAATGCCGGCATTCCGTTAACTCAGTCGCTAGCTATCCTGCAAGAACAGTCAACCAATAAGAGTTTAAAAAAGGCGCTCGCCGATATTACTAAGCAGGTTGAAGGCGGATCATCGCTCAGCCAAGCTATGTCAGCTCATCCTAAGATTTTTTCTAGTATTTATGTGAACCTAGTTAAGGCCGGCGAAGCGGGTGGACTGCTCGATCAAGTGCTTGAGCGCTTGGCTATTCAGCAAGAAAAGGACTCCGAGCTAATTAGCAAGGTTCGCGGCGCCATGATTTACCCGGGTGTAATCTCGACGGTTACGGTTGGCGTATTTGTGTTCCTGATGGTTGCGATCGTACCGAACCTGGCTAGCATCTTTGAAGGTCTTGGTAGTCAGCTGCCTTGGTACACGCAATTAATGCTGAATATTAGCTCGGTGTTAACTAAGTATGGTCTTTATATATTGGGCACTCTGATCGTTGTGGCAGTTTTTGGCACTCGCTACGTGCGTACCCCGCACGGCAAACGCCAACTTGACCACCTACTACTTAAGACCCCCGTATTTGGGACCATTATTACTAAAATGAATATCGCCCGTTTTGCACGCACCTTTGGTTCGCTAATGTCAGCTGGTATCTCGGTAATAGAAGCGCTTAATATTACCGCTAATTCCCTGGGTAACACCGTGTTCCAGGACAGCTTAGAGGAGGTGGCCCGCAAGGTTAAAGCCGGTAAAACGGTGTCCGAGCCGTTAAAGTCGATGTCGGTTTTCCCACCGGTGGTAAGCCAGATGATGGCGGTTGGCGAAGAAACCGGCAAGCTTGATGAGGTTTTGGTTAAACTGGCAACCTTTTACGAAAAAGAGGTTGATACCATGGTCTCTGGAATCGCCTCTATTATTGAGCCTTTTCTGATCATGGCCTTGGGCGGTATGGTTGGATTTATTGTTATATCGGTGTTCGGTCCGCTCTCCGAGCTGGGCAACGCCATCTGA
- a CDS encoding type II/IV secretion system protein, translating to MRISDAELKELLITGGKIKPEVIKEAETAHAQTGESLLQTVIKRKLISETALLKLYAKHIDVPYVELHNLKVPRDILTKIPERIARKYQVVLFGQQGSTLQLAMADPEDFQAADFIAKQIGQNLKIYVAAVNDVLAAIDQYKGNISSEITKAIKDSSAGEEDAAQEVSAKDLAEDAPIAKTVNIILEYAIKSRASDVHIEPRENLVQVRFRIDGVLQETMTLPKPILAAVISRIKILANLKIDEHRLPQDGRFKFAVGSKTVALRVSTLPVMDGEKVVMRILDESARALTLDELGFEGVAHEAIEHGIQKPHGMVLVTGPTGSGKSTTLYSVLSMLNTPGVNISTIEDPVEYRISGVNQTQVNPKAGMTFASGLRALLRQDPNVIMVGEIRDRETADLGIQAALTGHMVLSTLHTNNAATSLPRLLDMSIEPFLIASTVNVVIGQRLVRRLCPSCRMEYIPDEAALKSMKRDFDVSTALTQVREEAKQAEEEAAPKKSRKKVIQPLHKITASKSILDKIAADPNILNRSAEGGNKTTDQDDSDNPSIKDVAVEPKKLKQDQFVLYKAGDGCEHCGGHGYQGRIGIYEVLEVTPDIQKLIIAHTTSEEIQQAAVKSGMLTMQQDGFLKAVRGLTTVEEILRVTRE from the coding sequence ATGCGGATATCGGATGCGGAGCTAAAAGAGCTGCTCATTACAGGTGGCAAAATCAAACCGGAGGTGATTAAAGAGGCGGAAACCGCCCATGCACAAACCGGTGAGTCTCTGTTGCAAACCGTTATTAAGCGCAAACTTATATCCGAAACCGCCCTACTTAAGCTATACGCCAAGCACATCGATGTCCCCTACGTCGAACTACATAATCTTAAAGTTCCTCGCGATATTTTAACTAAAATTCCGGAGCGAATTGCCCGCAAATACCAGGTGGTTCTGTTTGGTCAACAGGGGTCAACCCTACAACTGGCCATGGCCGATCCAGAGGACTTTCAAGCCGCCGATTTTATTGCTAAGCAGATTGGTCAAAACCTTAAGATTTATGTAGCGGCAGTTAATGATGTACTGGCGGCGATTGATCAGTACAAGGGCAATATCTCTTCCGAGATCACCAAGGCCATCAAGGACAGTAGCGCCGGCGAAGAGGATGCCGCTCAAGAGGTTAGCGCCAAGGACTTGGCCGAAGATGCCCCAATCGCCAAAACCGTTAACATCATTCTTGAATACGCCATTAAGTCTCGAGCCTCGGATGTCCACATTGAACCGCGCGAGAACTTGGTGCAAGTTCGCTTTAGAATCGATGGCGTACTCCAAGAGACCATGACCTTACCAAAGCCAATTTTGGCGGCGGTAATATCGCGTATTAAGATCCTGGCCAATCTTAAAATCGACGAGCATCGCTTGCCTCAAGATGGCCGGTTCAAGTTTGCGGTTGGATCTAAGACCGTGGCGCTGCGCGTTTCTACCCTGCCGGTAATGGATGGCGAAAAGGTGGTAATGCGTATTCTGGATGAGTCGGCGCGGGCGCTGACACTAGATGAGCTTGGCTTTGAAGGCGTTGCCCACGAGGCCATCGAGCACGGCATTCAAAAACCTCACGGCATGGTTCTGGTAACCGGCCCGACCGGCTCCGGTAAGTCGACCACACTATACAGCGTACTTAGCATGCTAAACACACCCGGAGTTAACATCTCAACCATTGAAGATCCGGTTGAATACCGCATTTCCGGTGTCAACCAAACTCAGGTTAACCCTAAGGCCGGTATGACCTTTGCCAGCGGGCTGCGGGCGTTGCTCCGCCAAGACCCCAACGTCATCATGGTGGGAGAAATTCGTGACCGTGAAACCGCCGATCTTGGTATTCAGGCGGCGCTAACCGGGCATATGGTGCTTTCAACCCTGCACACCAACAACGCCGCCACCTCGCTCCCCCGCTTGCTCGACATGAGCATCGAGCCGTTCCTAATCGCTTCTACCGTTAACGTGGTCATCGGGCAGCGCCTGGTTCGCCGTCTCTGCCCCAGCTGTCGGATGGAATATATACCCGACGAAGCCGCCCTCAAGAGCATGAAGCGAGACTTTGACGTCAGCACCGCCCTCACCCAAGTGCGCGAAGAGGCTAAGCAGGCCGAGGAGGAGGCAGCGCCCAAAAAGTCACGCAAGAAGGTGATTCAGCCGCTGCACAAGATTACTGCTAGTAAGTCGATTTTAGATAAAATTGCCGCCGACCCCAACATCCTCAACCGTTCGGCCGAAGGCGGCAACAAGACTACCGACCAAGATGATAGCGACAACCCATCAATTAAGGATGTGGCTGTGGAGCCTAAAAAACTCAAACAGGATCAGTTTGTGCTATATAAGGCCGGTGATGGCTGCGAACACTGTGGCGGCCACGGATATCAGGGTCGAATCGGTATTTATGAGGTTCTTGAGGTTACACCTGATATCCAAAAGCTGATTATCGCCCACACCACTAGTGAGGAAATTCAGCAGGCGGCGGTTAAAAGCGGCATGCTCACCATGCAGCAGGATGGCTTCCTAAAGGCGGTTCGGGGCCTAACCACAGTTGAAGAAATTTTGAGAGTAACTCGCGAGTAG
- a CDS encoding lamin tail domain-containing protein, which translates to MQSICVFVALAIVISTVSPVAANAAGSSPVVISELLTGTPANASQEFVELYNASSQPVSVDGWTIEYKSATSTDVASSWSRKATLSGSVAGFGYYLVASSQLYPESDSEWSSTLSSTGGHVRVKDGAGKVSDLVGYGTTANAAEGTPMPAPASGKSIERMPGALNPLAGNGVDTGNNVLDFMVRDEPQPQSTQSAIETFDPIIPVPEADPIETPAVPTLPTAYPALEITELLVNPASPLSDDQDEFIELYNPNSFPVNVQGYQLRTGSNFTSSYVIPPLQIGPYEYAAFKSEQTGLSLTNSGGAVRLLDPSGAMTDQTETYGQAPDGQSWAKFVDGWRWTLETTFGKPNIAVGLVATVKPKKIAAKKTTAKKPAEVKVAKAKSSKAPKNTKKKTGSSSPVQVAGARLQPATWLIILLAILTIGYATYEFRNDIRNLFYRLKSRFAAGRPDR; encoded by the coding sequence ATGCAGAGCATCTGTGTCTTCGTAGCGTTGGCTATTGTCATATCAACAGTATCTCCAGTGGCGGCCAACGCCGCGGGTAGCAGTCCGGTAGTTATCAGCGAGCTCTTGACCGGTACGCCGGCCAACGCCAGCCAAGAGTTCGTTGAGCTATATAACGCCAGTAGTCAGCCGGTATCGGTTGATGGGTGGACTATTGAATATAAATCAGCGACCTCAACCGATGTAGCGAGTAGTTGGTCGCGCAAAGCCACATTGTCGGGCTCAGTGGCGGGGTTTGGCTATTATTTAGTGGCATCAAGCCAACTATATCCTGAGTCTGACAGTGAATGGAGCTCTACTCTATCTAGCACCGGCGGCCATGTAAGGGTTAAAGATGGTGCTGGCAAGGTAAGTGATTTGGTCGGTTATGGCACCACGGCTAACGCTGCTGAGGGGACGCCAATGCCGGCACCCGCCAGCGGTAAAAGCATCGAGCGAATGCCGGGTGCACTTAACCCGCTAGCCGGTAATGGCGTCGATACCGGCAATAATGTGCTTGATTTTATGGTTCGGGATGAGCCGCAGCCCCAATCCACTCAATCTGCCATAGAGACTTTTGATCCGATCATACCGGTTCCGGAGGCGGACCCAATTGAGACGCCTGCAGTGCCTACATTACCAACGGCTTATCCTGCTTTAGAAATCACTGAACTGCTGGTTAATCCAGCCTCACCGCTAAGTGACGACCAGGATGAGTTCATTGAGTTATATAACCCAAATTCTTTTCCAGTGAATGTTCAGGGCTACCAGCTACGCACGGGGAGCAATTTTACAAGCAGTTACGTTATACCGCCCTTGCAAATCGGGCCGTATGAATATGCTGCTTTTAAGTCGGAGCAGACGGGTTTAAGTCTGACTAATAGCGGTGGCGCCGTTCGGCTACTTGATCCGTCTGGAGCAATGACTGATCAAACCGAAACATACGGTCAGGCCCCTGACGGCCAATCTTGGGCTAAGTTTGTTGATGGATGGAGGTGGACGCTGGAAACAACTTTCGGTAAGCCAAATATTGCGGTAGGGTTGGTAGCTACAGTGAAGCCCAAAAAAATCGCCGCCAAAAAGACGACCGCCAAGAAGCCGGCGGAGGTAAAAGTAGCTAAGGCTAAGAGCTCCAAAGCTCCAAAAAATACTAAAAAGAAGACCGGATCATCATCTCCGGTGCAAGTCGCAGGGGCTCGCTTGCAACCCGCAACTTGGTTGATTATCCTCCTAGCTATCCTTACCATAGGATATGCAACCTATGAATTCCGTAACGACATTCGAAACCTCTTCTATCGACTTAAAAGCCGTTTCGCGGCTGGCCGGCCTGATCGCTAA
- the tsaE gene encoding tRNA (adenosine(37)-N6)-threonylcarbamoyltransferase complex ATPase subunit type 1 TsaE, protein MQPMNSVTTFETSSIDLKAVSRLAGLIAKHLAGGDVLELVGDLGAGKTTFVQLLLKNLGYEGEVSSPTFTVHRSYPIPAGKQVHHLDFYRIGGQDVVTQEVQELMGRSDEIVCIEWADQGAGELPDKRLRIELEYGETADLRVVKVSDMGGHYTQLMQELKDVFGT, encoded by the coding sequence ATGCAACCTATGAATTCCGTAACGACATTCGAAACCTCTTCTATCGACTTAAAAGCCGTTTCGCGGCTGGCCGGCCTGATCGCTAAGCACCTCGCTGGCGGCGATGTGCTGGAGCTGGTTGGTGATCTTGGAGCCGGCAAGACCACCTTTGTGCAGCTGCTCCTTAAGAATCTTGGCTACGAGGGCGAGGTTTCTAGCCCAACCTTTACGGTTCATCGCAGTTACCCGATTCCGGCAGGTAAGCAGGTTCATCATCTCGACTTCTACCGGATCGGCGGCCAGGATGTGGTGACGCAAGAGGTTCAGGAGCTGATGGGTAGGTCGGACGAAATTGTTTGTATTGAATGGGCCGATCAAGGGGCGGGAGAACTACCGGATAAGCGGCTGAGGATCGAACTTGAATATGGTGAAACCGCTGACCTCCGGGTGGTAAAAGTGAGCGATATGGGCGGTCACTATACTCAATTAATGCAGGAGCTAAAAGATGTATTTGGCACTTAG
- the tsaB gene encoding tRNA (adenosine(37)-N6)-threonylcarbamoyltransferase complex dimerization subunit type 1 TsaB, giving the protein MYLALRTDSEITKMYLLNDSGEEIKQEEWLSERRLADELLGRLEGFLKSANQTWDDVTGLVVFLGPGSFTGLRIGITVMNTIAFTKHIPIAGTKHDDWLVDGASQLANGEDDKQCVPFYGAEPNITKPKR; this is encoded by the coding sequence ATGTATTTGGCACTTAGAACCGATTCCGAAATCACCAAAATGTACTTACTCAACGATTCAGGCGAGGAGATAAAACAGGAGGAATGGCTGTCTGAGAGACGATTGGCCGATGAGTTGCTTGGACGGCTGGAGGGCTTCTTGAAGTCGGCCAATCAGACGTGGGATGACGTGACTGGCCTGGTTGTTTTTTTGGGACCTGGTTCGTTTACTGGTCTCCGCATTGGAATTACGGTAATGAATACAATCGCTTTTACAAAGCACATTCCTATTGCTGGCACAAAGCATGACGACTGGCTGGTTGACGGTGCTTCGCAGCTGGCAAACGGCGAAGATGACAAGCAATGCGTGCCCTTTTATGGGGCGGAGCCGAATATTACCAAACCAAAGCGCTAA
- the rny gene encoding ribonuclease Y, with product MEILVLLAGIGLGSAGGYGVQTYVSRRKTDTAASKAKALVDEAKRKAQDVTLEAKEQALKIAEEAKAEEKDRRQRLNDLETRLAQRESTLDRKLDDLDKRSENLRASEAGLADLKEDLKKLRAKQEQNLEKIAKLSQKEAKEKLMKMVEKDTKDDLTALIAKLQSEAKEQAEEDGRMVLVTAMERIASEQSAERTVTTVPLPSDELKGRVIGKEGRNIQAIERLTGVDVLVDDTPGVIVLSSFDPIRRQIARVTLEKLLSDGRIHPARIEEVVEKAKKEIDKTTKEAGEQAVKDAGVVGLPVELVKLLGQLRYRTSYGQNVLKHSVEMANLAGMIAAEVGADQRVAKTASLLHDLGKALTHEIEGQHHHISRDLAAKYGLDEAVCHAIEAHHDDIEPTTPEAVIVRVVDGLSGARPGARGDSFENYAKRMTELENLANTFKGVQKSYAVSAGRELRVLVVPEAIDDLTAIKLARDIATKVEATLKYPGVIKVNVIRETRAIEYAK from the coding sequence ATGGAGATTTTGGTATTGTTGGCTGGCATTGGGCTGGGGAGCGCCGGAGGTTATGGGGTTCAAACCTATGTTTCGCGCCGCAAGACAGACACGGCGGCATCTAAGGCTAAAGCGTTGGTTGATGAGGCTAAGCGTAAGGCGCAGGATGTGACGCTTGAAGCCAAGGAACAGGCCTTAAAGATTGCCGAAGAGGCGAAGGCTGAAGAAAAGGATCGCCGTCAGAGACTAAACGATTTAGAAACCAGACTGGCTCAGCGCGAAAGCACGCTTGATCGTAAGTTGGATGACTTAGATAAGCGATCGGAGAACCTTCGGGCCAGTGAGGCTGGACTGGCGGACTTAAAGGAGGATTTAAAAAAGTTGCGCGCCAAGCAAGAGCAAAATCTGGAAAAGATTGCCAAGCTCAGCCAAAAAGAGGCCAAAGAAAAGTTGATGAAGATGGTCGAAAAAGATACCAAAGATGATCTGACCGCCCTCATTGCCAAGCTACAGTCGGAGGCCAAAGAACAGGCCGAGGAGGATGGCAGGATGGTGCTGGTAACCGCCATGGAGCGAATCGCGTCGGAGCAGTCGGCCGAACGCACCGTTACCACGGTTCCGCTGCCTAGCGATGAGCTCAAGGGTCGAGTAATTGGCAAAGAGGGCCGCAACATTCAGGCGATTGAGAGGCTGACCGGCGTTGACGTCCTGGTTGACGACACCCCAGGCGTGATTGTGCTATCGAGCTTTGACCCAATTCGTCGTCAGATTGCCAGGGTTACCCTAGAGAAGCTGCTGTCCGATGGTCGAATTCACCCAGCTCGAATTGAAGAGGTGGTCGAAAAGGCTAAAAAAGAGATCGATAAAACCACCAAAGAGGCAGGTGAGCAGGCGGTTAAGGATGCTGGCGTGGTTGGGCTGCCGGTGGAGCTGGTTAAGCTGCTGGGCCAACTGCGTTACCGCACCTCGTATGGTCAGAATGTGCTTAAGCACTCGGTTGAGATGGCCAATCTTGCTGGTATGATTGCAGCCGAGGTTGGCGCCGACCAGCGGGTGGCAAAAACCGCATCGCTGCTGCATGACTTGGGTAAGGCTCTGACTCATGAGATTGAAGGTCAGCATCATCACATCTCGCGCGACTTAGCGGCTAAGTATGGTTTGGATGAGGCTGTCTGTCATGCGATTGAGGCCCACCATGACGACATTGAGCCAACCACACCCGAGGCGGTAATTGTACGAGTGGTTGACGGGCTGAGCGGTGCTCGGCCAGGTGCTCGGGGTGACAGTTTTGAAAATTACGCCAAGCGCATGACCGAGCTAGAAAACTTGGCCAACACCTTTAAGGGTGTCCAAAAAAGCTACGCTGTTTCGGCCGGGCGCGAGCTGCGCGTACTGGTAGTACCAGAGGCAATTGATGACCTAACTGCCATTAAGTTGGCTCGCGATATCGCCACCAAGGTAGAGGCAACGCTTAAATATCCAGGCGTCATTAAGGTTAATGTGATTCGCGAAACTCGTGCCATTGAGTACGCCAAGTAG
- a CDS encoding YmdB family metallophosphoesterase: protein MKILYVGDITGKPGRETAQAVLPDLIKKHSVDLVIAQGENVSHGKGLQVNHADELEQAGIQVFTGGNHSLMRLDALSQKANVIRPANLTEGTPGKGYTTVETSFGTVLVVSLQGQIVGRDADKEVLNPLTTIDQILEQHRGQKLAATIINFHGDYSSEKVVIGQYLDGKATAVIGDHWHVPTADAQVLPGGTAHISDVGMVGALDSSLGVETDIIVQRWKNAETKVRNEMEEGGRRQFNAVLIDVDTSTALARSIELIRQVIPA from the coding sequence ATGAAGATTTTGTACGTTGGTGATATTACCGGCAAGCCAGGGCGGGAGACAGCTCAGGCGGTATTGCCAGATTTAATTAAAAAGCACAGCGTTGACTTGGTTATCGCCCAGGGCGAAAACGTTTCTCATGGCAAAGGTTTGCAGGTTAATCATGCCGATGAGCTAGAGCAGGCCGGCATTCAAGTTTTTACTGGCGGCAATCATTCGTTGATGCGACTGGATGCGCTTAGTCAAAAAGCTAACGTAATTCGCCCTGCTAATCTGACCGAGGGTACACCTGGCAAGGGCTACACTACCGTTGAGACCAGTTTTGGAACGGTGCTGGTTGTGAGTCTGCAGGGGCAGATCGTGGGTCGTGATGCCGACAAAGAGGTGCTCAACCCGTTGACGACCATTGATCAGATACTGGAGCAGCACCGTGGTCAGAAACTGGCTGCAACCATAATTAACTTTCACGGCGACTACTCCAGCGAAAAGGTGGTGATTGGGCAGTATCTTGATGGCAAGGCCACTGCGGTGATTGGCGACCATTGGCATGTACCAACGGCCGATGCCCAGGTTCTGCCGGGCGGCACAGCTCACATTAGCGATGTTGGAATGGTGGGTGCCCTGGACTCTTCGCTGGGGGTGGAGACTGATATTATCGTTCAGCGCTGGAAGAATGCCGAAACAAAGGTGCGCAACGAAATGGAAGAAGGCGGTCGCCGTCAGTTTAACGCAGTGTTAATCGATGTTGACACCTCAACCGCTTTGGCGCGATCAATTGAATTGATTCGCCAGGTTATCCCCGCATAA
- a CDS encoding HU family DNA-binding protein, whose product MTKQKLIDTLARETSLSKREVEQVLVKLTNIVGKTIKEGEKVSITGFGTFDLGKRAARRGVNPQTGEEIHIPEMPMPRFRAGKRLKEVVRPGSSQV is encoded by the coding sequence ATGACCAAGCAGAAATTGATCGACACTCTAGCGCGCGAAACCTCGCTTAGCAAGCGAGAGGTGGAACAGGTCTTAGTTAAGCTCACCAACATCGTTGGTAAAACGATAAAGGAGGGTGAGAAGGTTTCGATTACCGGTTTTGGTACCTTTGATCTTGGTAAGCGCGCGGCACGTCGTGGCGTGAACCCACAAACCGGCGAGGAGATTCACATACCGGAGATGCCAATGCCGCGATTTCGGGCCGGCAAAAGACTCAAAGAGGTGGTACGACCCGGCTCCTCACAGGTGTAA
- a CDS encoding ABC transporter permease, with protein MNVITRGVRNAFRNSIRTFSIVLILALSIGLALTMLIARQAVDSKINSVKRSIGNVITISPAGVRGFEGGGEPLTTAEIDKVNKIDHVNSVVQTLRARLDSDSTSLESAVEAGSLGRRNGSGSTSNNSSSQMAPPSGRQPNSNFKPPVMLTGTDSLSGSILDGGGAITVTSGEKFDPAQDQLVALIGTAVAEKNLLKTGSTFTVYGQTVTVKGIYDAGNRFSNNAVLMPLSTVQRLSGQTGEVSSAIVTVDSISNVKSTTLDIQNSLGSDVADVTSLQDSSSQALEPLEGIKSISTYSLVGSVFAGAIIILLAMMMIVRERRREIGVLKAIGASNIKVVTQFVAEAITFTLLAAIVGIGIGVAAGGAVTKILVSSSANSAAGSGGMMGGPRTFGSLAGIGGESLRSIQATVGWEVLGYGFLAALIIAVAGSSIPAYIIARVRPAEVMRAE; from the coding sequence ATGAACGTAATAACTCGTGGTGTACGCAACGCCTTCCGCAACTCAATCCGAACCTTCTCAATTGTACTTATATTGGCGCTTAGTATTGGCTTAGCGTTAACTATGTTGATTGCTAGGCAGGCGGTTGACTCTAAAATTAATAGCGTAAAAAGATCAATTGGTAACGTTATTACAATTTCGCCAGCCGGCGTCCGTGGTTTTGAAGGAGGAGGTGAGCCGCTCACTACGGCTGAGATTGATAAGGTTAATAAAATTGACCATGTCAATTCGGTAGTTCAAACTTTGCGAGCGCGACTAGATAGCGATTCAACCAGCTTGGAATCTGCTGTGGAGGCGGGTAGTCTGGGCCGGCGCAATGGCTCAGGATCGACTAGCAATAATTCCAGTAGCCAGATGGCGCCACCTTCCGGTCGGCAGCCGAACAGTAACTTTAAACCTCCGGTAATGTTGACTGGTACCGATAGCTTGAGTGGCTCAATACTTGATGGTGGGGGTGCCATAACAGTTACGAGTGGAGAAAAATTTGACCCAGCGCAAGATCAACTAGTGGCATTAATTGGTACGGCAGTGGCAGAAAAAAACTTGCTTAAAACTGGCTCAACCTTTACGGTGTATGGCCAAACTGTGACTGTAAAGGGGATTTACGATGCTGGCAACCGTTTTTCTAATAACGCGGTGTTGATGCCGCTGTCTACGGTGCAGCGTTTAAGTGGCCAGACAGGAGAGGTGAGCAGCGCAATAGTAACGGTTGATTCTATATCCAACGTCAAAAGTACAACCTTAGACATCCAAAACAGCCTAGGTAGTGATGTGGCAGACGTAACCAGTCTACAAGATAGCTCCAGCCAAGCACTCGAGCCACTAGAGGGGATTAAGAGTATATCGACTTATAGTCTGGTTGGGTCGGTGTTTGCCGGAGCAATCATCATCTTGCTAGCTATGATGATGATTGTGCGCGAACGCCGGCGTGAGATTGGTGTATTAAAGGCAATTGGGGCATCTAATATTAAAGTCGTTACACAGTTTGTTGCCGAGGCTATAACCTTTACCTTGCTCGCGGCGATTGTAGGTATTGGCATCGGTGTTGCGGCCGGCGGGGCGGTTACTAAGATACTGGTGAGTTCAAGTGCGAATTCGGCTGCAGGGTCGGGTGGTATGATGGGCGGCCCTCGGACGTTCGGCAGTCTTGCGGGTATTGGAGGTGAAAGCTTGCGTAGCATTCAGGCCACAGTTGGCTGGGAAGTGTTGGGTTACGGCTTCCTCGCGGCGCTAATAATTGCCGTAGCTGGTAGCTCAATACCGGCGTACATAATTGCCAGAGTACGCCCAGCAGAAGTAATGAGGGCAGAATAA
- a CDS encoding ABC transporter ATP-binding protein: MLKVSNVTKQFSSGDTKVVALSDVSFELKDGSFASIIGKSGSGKSTLLSILGGLDKPSGGKVEVGGQVVTKLSDGKITNYRCRQIGFVFQGYNLVPNLTAIENVMLPMEFAGIESGFRKKRAIELLERVGLGADKQQRKPGRLSGGEQQRVAIARALANKPSLILADEPTGNLDTQTGKMIFDLLHKLAKTENTTIVVVTHDLAIAGKTDTTFKLKDGRLI; this comes from the coding sequence ATGTTGAAGGTTTCTAATGTAACAAAACAGTTTTCATCCGGTGATACTAAGGTGGTTGCGTTGAGCGATGTTAGTTTTGAGTTAAAAGACGGTAGCTTCGCTTCGATTATAGGTAAAAGCGGTAGCGGTAAAAGTACCTTGCTGTCAATTTTAGGCGGCTTAGATAAGCCAAGTGGGGGTAAGGTTGAGGTTGGTGGTCAAGTTGTTACTAAGCTAAGCGATGGTAAAATAACTAACTACCGTTGCAGGCAGATTGGGTTTGTGTTTCAGGGTTATAATTTGGTGCCTAATCTTACCGCAATCGAGAACGTAATGTTACCAATGGAGTTTGCCGGTATTGAATCTGGTTTTCGAAAAAAGCGAGCAATTGAGTTGTTGGAGCGGGTTGGTTTAGGTGCTGACAAGCAGCAACGTAAGCCAGGCCGCCTTTCTGGGGGAGAACAGCAGCGAGTGGCTATTGCTAGGGCGCTAGCAAATAAACCGAGCTTAATTTTAGCGGATGAGCCAACCGGCAATCTTGACACGCAAACCGGCAAAATGATTTTTGACCTACTTCATAAACTTGCAAAAACCGAAAACACCACTATCGTGGTAGTTACTCATGATCTTGCCATAGCCGGTAAAACCGACACCACTTTTAAACTTAAGGATGGAAGATTAATATAG